One Baekduia alba genomic window, CGGAGTGCTCCTCGACGAGCCGCACCAGCGCTTCGAGGACCGTGCCCAGCGGCGCACGGCGGGCGATCAGCTCGAAGACGTCCTTCTGGCCGCGCAGCAGTGCGAGCAGCCGAGCGTCGCTCGCCGCCACCGGGCCGCCATCCGTGGCCTCGGGAGCCTCCATGAGGCGCACGATAACCAGACCGCGCCGCCCTGCGGGAAAGCTCACGCCGGCACGCGCCGTCCCGGCGCAAAGCGCTGCAAGGACGACGAAGGCCCCGGGAGTGCCGGGGCCTTGCGAGTGGGCGATCCAGGATTCGAACCTGGGACCTCTTCCTTATCAGAGAAGCGCTCTAACCGACTGAGCTAATCGCCCGGGGCGGAGCGGAAGTGTAGCGCGGGGTCAGCCGCCGGCGCGGACTCGCTGGGCGAGCGCGAGGGCGTCGTCGAGCGAGTCGAGCGCGAGCTCGACCTTGTAGCCGGTGCCGCGCGGCTTGACCTTCAGCTCGATGCCCAGCGCGCCCCCGAGGGCGTCGGCGATCTCCGACGCGGCAGCCGCCTGGTCGGGGTGCACGGCCTTCGGGGAGGCCTTCCCGGACGTCCTGGTCGCGGCGTCGTTGGCGGCGCGCGCCTGGTCCTCGGTGACGCGGACCGACCAGGCGCCGTCGGCGGCCGCGCGGGCCAGCCGCCGGCGGTCGGCCTGGTCCTCGGCGAGCAGCAGCGCGCGACCGTGGCCCTCGGTCAGCGTCCCGTCCTCGAGCAGCGCGAGCGCGTCGTCGGGCAGGTCGAGGATCCGCAGCAGGTTGGAGATCGCGACGCGGCTGCGACCGACCTTCTTGCCGACGGCCTCGCGCGTGAGCCCCAGCTCCTCGACCAGGCCGGCGACCGCGCGCGCCTCCTCGACCGGGTTGAGGTCCTCGCGAGCCATGTTCTCGACCAGCGCGACCTCGAGCGTCGCGGCGTCGTCGTGATCCTGCACCAGCGCGGGCATGCGCTCCAGCCCGGCGAGCTTGGCGGCGCGCCAGCGGCGCTCGCCGGCGACCAGCTCGAAGCTCCCGCCCGCGCGCGGGCGCACGAGGACCGGCTGGATGACCCCGCGCTCCTGCACCGACTCGGCCAGCGCTTGGAGCGTCGCCTCGTCGAACTGCCGGCGCGGCTGGTCCTTGTTGGGCTTGATGAGGTCGACCGCGAGCTCGCGCAGCTCCGTGCTCGCGCCGTCGCTGCCGGCGGGCGGCGCGGAGACGGAGAGGATCGCGGACAGCCCCCGGCCCATGCCGCGCTCAGCCACGGGCCGCGACCTCCTTGGCCAGCTCGAAGTACGCGTCGGCGCCCGAGGAGTGCGGATCGTGGTGGATCACCGGACGGCCGTAGCTCGGCGCCTCGCCGATGCGGACGTTGCGCGGGATCACCGTGTCGAAGACGAGCTCGGGGAAGTGCTCGCGCACCTCGCGCTCGACGTCGCGGGCCAGCCGCGTGCGGCCGTCGTGCATCGTCAGCAGCATGCCGGCAACCGACAGGCGCGGGTTCAGCTCGCGCTGGATCAGGGCCAGCGTGTCGAGCAGGCCCGCGAGGCCCTCCAGCGCGAAGTACTCGGTCTGGACCGGCACGATCACGCGCTCGGCAGCGACCAGCGCGTTGACCGTGAG contains:
- a CDS encoding ParB/RepB/Spo0J family partition protein translates to MAERGMGRGLSAILSVSAPPAGSDGASTELRELAVDLIKPNKDQPRRQFDEATLQALAESVQERGVIQPVLVRPRAGGSFELVAGERRWRAAKLAGLERMPALVQDHDDAATLEVALVENMAREDLNPVEEARAVAGLVEELGLTREAVGKKVGRSRVAISNLLRILDLPDDALALLEDGTLTEGHGRALLLAEDQADRRRLARAAADGAWSVRVTEDQARAANDAATRTSGKASPKAVHPDQAAAASEIADALGGALGIELKVKPRGTGYKVELALDSLDDALALAQRVRAGG